One stretch of Lucilia cuprina isolate Lc7/37 chromosome 6, ASM2204524v1, whole genome shotgun sequence DNA includes these proteins:
- the LOC111675414 gene encoding integrin alpha-PS3-like isoform X2, whose translation MLTTSQILNALCVIFILNHCTDGYNLSPKPNAVMKDPQLPTPMAKYESSYFGFSLNLRSNGVIIGAPRAQSTLELQRKVNETGAIYRCPLDKPTACYPYIFDIQGNRNIEHSDYTYDSEKRDFQWLGASMDGGLKDTDKFIVCAPRFIAPVEKNDYLMHGLCYWINDTLADQPKDVRKISPLRLKQDQIRKEDGTKFYYYMLAEQGLSVHITPDNEEFLIGAPGIHTWKGSVIRHRKRILNDDPSLSRRDTERVSRIRRQLDMDLENTQIYYESDIPNPQNFHQPPDSYFGYSVSSGYFDSNDKTKLLYLASAPQANEQSGEAYIYDYTSNRITKNYVFRGEQFGEYFGYAVLAEDINGDGLTDVIISAPQHRVSGLFDDGAIYVFINQGRFNFERKLITSPVHGKARFGTTLTRLGDLNQDGYNDIAIGAPFAGDGSVFVYLGSERGLRDQHSQRLDSPKAFIQSSYGTHMFGHGLSKGSDIDGNGFNDIAIGAPNAETVLLYKAYPVVKIIATLKSDTREIKPGQSTFPLSVCYSISTKSNESRIQSQELDMHVVLDPQVKRVTISSTNRNEMKFKAVAKTQTQCSIMDCNVKFIESEIFKPIELELHYNLVNHVPDSEVFCETCAAVDPAEPKVFSEKIIFSTGCASEICIADMQVKSSGLDHSYILGSSRTLKVTYDISNAGETAYLPQINITSSNRMPFAKYPSNCKVHESVMLCDLNRGQAMVKGAKDSVTVIYDVSSLTGTAMILTAEVFSTGKELNPGNNIVKDVITLGEFTEIEAVGAPKTPHINLEKMSNTAEVKSYYEIKSNGPSNVGAMKVVFNIPVAYRIPGSIATIPIIDMDNITMQATYNSQLVVFDFFQNNITLVRNSISTMSSASSTVTKTIMESSNGLHYNAIDMGHVNEISFQNTNNDFGDSIMSASMGHTRRRREAAALTANKDQYARIAQAKSYDLLSEDLKGTLPVNRTIVFNCNDPEMTVCVQAVMEVYNFKPETPIIVTMSYMVDLKEVNQILIEPWEFFVVLVGLDVVKTNGLASTLAVNKKIDYHIISKHQLYGTPIWVIILAILGGILVLALITYGMYRAGFFKRATKEEMDKLVHQAQISSDGVTEASNLNDENN comes from the exons TGTAATTATAGGTGCACCCAGGGCGCAATCAACTTTGGAATTACAGAGAAAGGTTAACGAAACAGGTGCTATATATCGGTGTCCATTGGATAAACCTACAGCGTGTTATCCCTACATATTCGATATACAAGGAAATCGTAATATCGAACATAGTGATTACACTTATGATTCGGAAAAACGTGATTTCCAATGGTTAGGCGCTTCCATGGATGGTGGTTTAAAAGACACCGATAAGTTTATTGTTTGTGCGCCAAGATTTATTGCACCAGTTGAGAAGAACGATTATTTAATGCATGGTTTGTGTTACTGGATCAATGATACATTAGCCGATCAACCAAAAGATGTACGAAAAATATCGCCCTTAAGATTAAAGCAAGATCAGATTCGCAAAGAGGATGGTACAAAGTTTTACTACTACATGTTAGCAGAACAGGGTTTAAGTGTTCATATAACACCTGATAACGAAGAATTTCTTATTGGTGCTCCCGGCATTCACACGTGGAAAGGTTCAGTTATACGACATCGCAAGAGAATTCTAAATGATGATCCCAGCTTAAGTCGTCGAGATACTGAAAGAGTTTCACGTATTCGCAGACAACTGGACATGGATTTGGAAAATACACAAATTTACTATGAATCTGATATACCAAATCCACAAAATTTCCATCAACCTCCTGATTCATATTTTGGCTACTCCGTTAGTTCCGGTTATTTCGATTCAAatgataaaacaaaattgttgtatCTTGCTTCAGCTCCACAAGCAAATGAGCAATCAGGAGAAGCCTATATTTACGATTATACTAGCAACCGAATAACCAAGAACTATGTTTTCCGTGGTGAACAATTTGGTGAATATTTCGGATACGCAGTGTTAGCTGAAGATATCAATGGCGATGGCTTAACCGATGTTATTATATCTGCTCCACAGCATAGAGTTTCTGGCTTATTTGACGATGGTGCCATTTATGTCTTTATAAATCAAGGAAGA tttaacttCGAGCGTAAGCTGATAACGTCTCCAGTTCACGGAAAAGCACGTTTTGGCACAACTCTAACCAGATTGGGAGATCTTAATCAGGATGGCTACAATGATATTGCCATTGGAGCACCCTTTGCAGGTGATGGTTCCGTGTTTGTTTATCTGGGAAGTGAAAGGGGTTTGCGTGACCAACATAGTCAACGTTTGGATTCGCCTAAGGCATTTATACAATCATCATACGGCACTCACATGTTCGGTCATGGTCTTTCAAAAGGTTCGGATATTGATGGCAACGGTTTCAATGATATTGCAATTGGTGCGCCCAATGCCGAAACTGTTTTGTTGTATAAAGCGTACCCTGTAGTAAAAATCATAGCTACTCTCAAATCGGACACTCGTGAAATTAAACCAGGTCAATCAACATTCCCCTTGTCTGTTTGCTATAGTATTTCAACAAAATCCAACGAGTCCAGAATTCAATCTCAAGAATTGGACATGCATGTAGTACTAGATCCACAAGTGAAACGAGTAACAATATCATCAACTAACcgcaatgaaatgaaatttaaggCTGTAGCCAAAACTCAGACACAGTGTAGCATTATGGACtgtaatgtaaaattcattgaATCGGAAATTTTCAAACCCATTGAATTGGAGTTGCACTACAACCTTGTCAATCATGTGCCAGATTCCGAAG tattttgtgaAACTTGTGCTGCCGTCGATCCCGCTGAACCAAAAGTTTTTAgcgaaaaaattatctttagcaCAGGTTGTGCATCAGAAATTTGCATTGCTGATATGCAAGTGAAGAGCAGTGGATTAGA TCATTCGTACATACTGGGCAGCAGTCGCACTTTAAAAGTTACATATGATATATCCAACGCTGGTGAAACCGCCTATTTACCACAAATCAATATTACATCGTCCAATCGTATGCCATTCGCAAAATACCCCTCCAACTGTAAGGTGCATGAATCAGTCATGTTGTGTGATTTAAATCGTGGTCAAGCCATGGTTAAGGGTGCTAAGGACTCTGTTACAGTCATTTATGATGTGAGTAGCTTAACGGGTACGGCCATGATCTTAACGGCTGAAGTTTTCAGTACCGGTAAAGAACTTAATCCAGGAAATAATATTGTTAAGGATGTCATTACATTGGGTGAATTTACTGAGATCGAGGCTGTTGG agCTCCTAAAACGCCACATATCAATTTAGAAAAGATGTCTAACACAGCAGAAGTTAAGAGTTATTATGAG ATCAAAAGTAATGGCCCCAGTAATGTAGGTGCAATGAAGGTTGTATTTAATATACCCGTGGCCTACAGAATACCAGGATCCATAGCCACAATTCCTATTATTGATATGGACAACATAACAATGCAGGCTACCTACAACTCTCAATTAGTGGTCTTTGactttttccaaaataatattacaCTCGTTAGGAATTCTATTTCAACCATGTCAAGTGCATCTTCGACAGTCACAAAAACCATAATGGAAAGCAGTAATGGTTTGCATTATAATGCCATTGATATGGGTCATGTTAATGAGATTTcctttcaaaatacaaataacgaCTTTGGAG attCAATAATGTCTGCTTCCATGGGCCATACTCGCAGACGTCGTGAAGCAGCTGCTCTAACTGCCAACAAGGACCAATATGCTCGTATTGCTCAGGCCAAATCTTATGATCTATTGAGTGAAGATTTAAAGGGTACTTTACCAGTTAATCGTACCATTGTGTTCAACTGCAATGATCCTGAGATGACTGTATGTGTTCAAGCGGTTATGGAAGTTTATAACTTTAAGCCCGAAACCCCCATTATTGTCACAATGTCCTATATGGTAGATCTCAAGGAGGTTAATCAAATTCTCATTGAACCATGGGAATTCTTTGTGGTTCTAGTAGGTTTGGATGTAGTCAAGACCAATGGCTTAGCCTCTACTTTAGCggttaacaaaaaaatagacTACCACATTATTTCCAAACATCAATTATATGGCACACCCATCTGGGTAATAATTCTCGCTATTTTGGGCGGCATTTTAGTCTTAGCTTTAATTACATACGGCATGTACAGA GCTGGTTTCTTTAAACGTGCCACAAAAGAGGAAATGGATAAATTAGTACATCAAGCACAGATATCAAGTGATGGCGTAACAGAAGCCTCCAATTTAAatgatgaaaataattaa
- the LOC111675414 gene encoding integrin alpha-PS3-like isoform X1, whose protein sequence is MSAQIFQVQCLIFCGLFISLLTSTHTFNYAPKPQIVITGPQLKFFKPQTRSSYFGYTIVMRTSSVIIGAPRAQSTLELQRKVNETGAIYRCPLDKPTACYPYIFDIQGNRNIEHSDYTYDSEKRDFQWLGASMDGGLKDTDKFIVCAPRFIAPVEKNDYLMHGLCYWINDTLADQPKDVRKISPLRLKQDQIRKEDGTKFYYYMLAEQGLSVHITPDNEEFLIGAPGIHTWKGSVIRHRKRILNDDPSLSRRDTERVSRIRRQLDMDLENTQIYYESDIPNPQNFHQPPDSYFGYSVSSGYFDSNDKTKLLYLASAPQANEQSGEAYIYDYTSNRITKNYVFRGEQFGEYFGYAVLAEDINGDGLTDVIISAPQHRVSGLFDDGAIYVFINQGRFNFERKLITSPVHGKARFGTTLTRLGDLNQDGYNDIAIGAPFAGDGSVFVYLGSERGLRDQHSQRLDSPKAFIQSSYGTHMFGHGLSKGSDIDGNGFNDIAIGAPNAETVLLYKAYPVVKIIATLKSDTREIKPGQSTFPLSVCYSISTKSNESRIQSQELDMHVVLDPQVKRVTISSTNRNEMKFKAVAKTQTQCSIMDCNVKFIESEIFKPIELELHYNLVNHVPDSEVFCETCAAVDPAEPKVFSEKIIFSTGCASEICIADMQVKSSGLDHSYILGSSRTLKVTYDISNAGETAYLPQINITSSNRMPFAKYPSNCKVHESVMLCDLNRGQAMVKGAKDSVTVIYDVSSLTGTAMILTAEVFSTGKELNPGNNIVKDVITLGEFTEIEAVGAPKTPHINLEKMSNTAEVKSYYEIKSNGPSNVGAMKVVFNIPVAYRIPGSIATIPIIDMDNITMQATYNSQLVVFDFFQNNITLVRNSISTMSSASSTVTKTIMESSNGLHYNAIDMGHVNEISFQNTNNDFGDSIMSASMGHTRRRREAAALTANKDQYARIAQAKSYDLLSEDLKGTLPVNRTIVFNCNDPEMTVCVQAVMEVYNFKPETPIIVTMSYMVDLKEVNQILIEPWEFFVVLVGLDVVKTNGLASTLAVNKKIDYHIISKHQLYGTPIWVIILAILGGILVLALITYGMYRAGFFKRATKEEMDKLVHQAQISSDGVTEASNLNDENN, encoded by the exons TGTAATTATAGGTGCACCCAGGGCGCAATCAACTTTGGAATTACAGAGAAAGGTTAACGAAACAGGTGCTATATATCGGTGTCCATTGGATAAACCTACAGCGTGTTATCCCTACATATTCGATATACAAGGAAATCGTAATATCGAACATAGTGATTACACTTATGATTCGGAAAAACGTGATTTCCAATGGTTAGGCGCTTCCATGGATGGTGGTTTAAAAGACACCGATAAGTTTATTGTTTGTGCGCCAAGATTTATTGCACCAGTTGAGAAGAACGATTATTTAATGCATGGTTTGTGTTACTGGATCAATGATACATTAGCCGATCAACCAAAAGATGTACGAAAAATATCGCCCTTAAGATTAAAGCAAGATCAGATTCGCAAAGAGGATGGTACAAAGTTTTACTACTACATGTTAGCAGAACAGGGTTTAAGTGTTCATATAACACCTGATAACGAAGAATTTCTTATTGGTGCTCCCGGCATTCACACGTGGAAAGGTTCAGTTATACGACATCGCAAGAGAATTCTAAATGATGATCCCAGCTTAAGTCGTCGAGATACTGAAAGAGTTTCACGTATTCGCAGACAACTGGACATGGATTTGGAAAATACACAAATTTACTATGAATCTGATATACCAAATCCACAAAATTTCCATCAACCTCCTGATTCATATTTTGGCTACTCCGTTAGTTCCGGTTATTTCGATTCAAatgataaaacaaaattgttgtatCTTGCTTCAGCTCCACAAGCAAATGAGCAATCAGGAGAAGCCTATATTTACGATTATACTAGCAACCGAATAACCAAGAACTATGTTTTCCGTGGTGAACAATTTGGTGAATATTTCGGATACGCAGTGTTAGCTGAAGATATCAATGGCGATGGCTTAACCGATGTTATTATATCTGCTCCACAGCATAGAGTTTCTGGCTTATTTGACGATGGTGCCATTTATGTCTTTATAAATCAAGGAAGA tttaacttCGAGCGTAAGCTGATAACGTCTCCAGTTCACGGAAAAGCACGTTTTGGCACAACTCTAACCAGATTGGGAGATCTTAATCAGGATGGCTACAATGATATTGCCATTGGAGCACCCTTTGCAGGTGATGGTTCCGTGTTTGTTTATCTGGGAAGTGAAAGGGGTTTGCGTGACCAACATAGTCAACGTTTGGATTCGCCTAAGGCATTTATACAATCATCATACGGCACTCACATGTTCGGTCATGGTCTTTCAAAAGGTTCGGATATTGATGGCAACGGTTTCAATGATATTGCAATTGGTGCGCCCAATGCCGAAACTGTTTTGTTGTATAAAGCGTACCCTGTAGTAAAAATCATAGCTACTCTCAAATCGGACACTCGTGAAATTAAACCAGGTCAATCAACATTCCCCTTGTCTGTTTGCTATAGTATTTCAACAAAATCCAACGAGTCCAGAATTCAATCTCAAGAATTGGACATGCATGTAGTACTAGATCCACAAGTGAAACGAGTAACAATATCATCAACTAACcgcaatgaaatgaaatttaaggCTGTAGCCAAAACTCAGACACAGTGTAGCATTATGGACtgtaatgtaaaattcattgaATCGGAAATTTTCAAACCCATTGAATTGGAGTTGCACTACAACCTTGTCAATCATGTGCCAGATTCCGAAG tattttgtgaAACTTGTGCTGCCGTCGATCCCGCTGAACCAAAAGTTTTTAgcgaaaaaattatctttagcaCAGGTTGTGCATCAGAAATTTGCATTGCTGATATGCAAGTGAAGAGCAGTGGATTAGA TCATTCGTACATACTGGGCAGCAGTCGCACTTTAAAAGTTACATATGATATATCCAACGCTGGTGAAACCGCCTATTTACCACAAATCAATATTACATCGTCCAATCGTATGCCATTCGCAAAATACCCCTCCAACTGTAAGGTGCATGAATCAGTCATGTTGTGTGATTTAAATCGTGGTCAAGCCATGGTTAAGGGTGCTAAGGACTCTGTTACAGTCATTTATGATGTGAGTAGCTTAACGGGTACGGCCATGATCTTAACGGCTGAAGTTTTCAGTACCGGTAAAGAACTTAATCCAGGAAATAATATTGTTAAGGATGTCATTACATTGGGTGAATTTACTGAGATCGAGGCTGTTGG agCTCCTAAAACGCCACATATCAATTTAGAAAAGATGTCTAACACAGCAGAAGTTAAGAGTTATTATGAG ATCAAAAGTAATGGCCCCAGTAATGTAGGTGCAATGAAGGTTGTATTTAATATACCCGTGGCCTACAGAATACCAGGATCCATAGCCACAATTCCTATTATTGATATGGACAACATAACAATGCAGGCTACCTACAACTCTCAATTAGTGGTCTTTGactttttccaaaataatattacaCTCGTTAGGAATTCTATTTCAACCATGTCAAGTGCATCTTCGACAGTCACAAAAACCATAATGGAAAGCAGTAATGGTTTGCATTATAATGCCATTGATATGGGTCATGTTAATGAGATTTcctttcaaaatacaaataacgaCTTTGGAG attCAATAATGTCTGCTTCCATGGGCCATACTCGCAGACGTCGTGAAGCAGCTGCTCTAACTGCCAACAAGGACCAATATGCTCGTATTGCTCAGGCCAAATCTTATGATCTATTGAGTGAAGATTTAAAGGGTACTTTACCAGTTAATCGTACCATTGTGTTCAACTGCAATGATCCTGAGATGACTGTATGTGTTCAAGCGGTTATGGAAGTTTATAACTTTAAGCCCGAAACCCCCATTATTGTCACAATGTCCTATATGGTAGATCTCAAGGAGGTTAATCAAATTCTCATTGAACCATGGGAATTCTTTGTGGTTCTAGTAGGTTTGGATGTAGTCAAGACCAATGGCTTAGCCTCTACTTTAGCggttaacaaaaaaatagacTACCACATTATTTCCAAACATCAATTATATGGCACACCCATCTGGGTAATAATTCTCGCTATTTTGGGCGGCATTTTAGTCTTAGCTTTAATTACATACGGCATGTACAGA GCTGGTTTCTTTAAACGTGCCACAAAAGAGGAAATGGATAAATTAGTACATCAAGCACAGATATCAAGTGATGGCGTAACAGAAGCCTCCAATTTAAatgatgaaaataattaa